GGGGCTGTATATGTGTCCTTGGCTGTATGTGTGTCCTTGGCTGTATGTGTGTCCTTCGCTGTATATGTGACCACCAAGCCTTAGGCAGCTAAGGAGCCTGTGTTCATAGGCTTAGTCATTACTCTTCTGTTTGgtcttttaaatattctattaATCTTATTGCAcaaagagacaaatcaagagagatgggggagagacctgcagcattgatcCACTGCTTGTGTCGCTTcctctatgcaggtggggacaggggcttgaaccagggtccatgcatatttgtaacatgtgcgttcagctgaaccactgcccagcctaagggttttgtttttgtttttgtttgcctccacggttattgctgggattggtgcctgcactatgaatccactgttccttaaggctattttttccctttttgttgcccttgtttatcgttgtcattgctgtcattgttgttggataggacagagagaaatggagggagggagggaagacggggagagaaagatagacacctgcagaccagcttcaccgcccatgaagcaacccctctgcaggtggggagccgggggcttgaactgggatccgtaacgctgatccttgcgcttcacatcatCAGTATTTTTTGAGAGAACAAGTTGGAAGCATCACTCCAGCATGTCTGGTGCTGGGACTCACACGCTGAGCCGCCTGCCAgtcttttctctttatcttcatAGTGATGGGgtttagtgtttttgttttatttgttttgaccagagcactgctcagctctggctgatggtggtatggggattgaacctgggactttggagcctcaggcatgagagtctctctgcataaccattatgctatctacccccgccctagtTTTAATAGCTTGGGACTGGGCTCTGAGACCAGGTTACGTGTGATTGCTGAGCCCCTCTGCTCAACTGCAGAGCTGACTGTGATCCTGTGTTTAGACCTGGATGGTCCAGGTGCAGAAAGATCAGGAAGTGCTGATGTGAACAGGACTGACGCTTTGCTGTGCCTTTCCGGCCTGTTACAGATTGTTCAGAAGGAGGCGGAGCGGGCTGAGCGGGCCAAGGAGCGGGAGAAGCGGCGAAAGGAGCAAGAAGAGGAGGagcaaaaggagagggagaaggaagcagAACGGGAGCGGAACCGACAACTGGAGCGGGAGAAACGGAGAGAGCATAGCCGGGAGAGAGAccgggacagggagagggacagagagcggGACAGGGGAGATCGGGAccgggagagggacagagacagggacagggaccgAGGCCGTGAGAGGGACCGCAGAGACGCCAAGCGCCACAGCAGGAGCCGCAGTCGGAGCACACCTGTGCGGGATCGGGGCGGGCGCCGCTAGCGGGCAGGACACTCTAAGGGAAAGCTGCATGTGTCAGCCGCCCTGACCCAGGAGTTGAGGCCATAGAGGGCTAGGTACACTCTCCAACACCCTGGAACCAAGGGTTGCCCACACCATTTGCTCAGTACTGAAGTATGGCTGCCACCTGCCCCCACACACCAATGGAGCAGTGGCCACTTTCCCCCCAGCCCCATAACCTCTCTCTTGATACCTGGCCCTCTCCACTCTCTGGTGTCCTGTTAAGTCTGAGAGGGAAGAGTTAGGTTAGGGAGGAAGGTGGCCagcctagaggtggggagcagcCAGGACCCCCAGGTATCTCCTCCATCCTGCTCACCACCTCCCCTGGGGAACAGCTGGGGCCAGGACTGGGTCACCTATGAGCTGAATCAGCATCTCCTCCTGAGTCCCGGGACCCCTGCAGTTCCCAGTTCTCTTCTGCCCTGCAGTGTGCCCTCCTGCCCACCGGTTCCACTTTATATCCACCTTTTTCTTctgttcaatttttatttttattttttttattattaaatgatGTGGtctatggaaaaataaaaatctgactTAGTTTTAACTGCCGTGTGAGTGGCTTTCCTTGGGCAGGGTGTGGGCAAGGTGGAAGCAGTGCTGGCATTACAGGCATCGGTTAGGTGGGTTGATGCAACCGGAAGCGGGGATACCCCAACCTTTCCATTCATGCTTCGCCTCTAGCCAGGCTGCAAGTGGGGCGCTCCAGCTGATAGAGGGGGTGCTCCCTTTTGCGGGGTGCTGGCCAGCCCCAGACTGGGCACTGCATCGCCAGCCTACAAGGCGCCTTCCTGGGCGGCCGCCAGGGGGCAGCAGATGCCCGTAAATGAGCTTCTCCCCAAAAGCTGGCCCCTCCGCCTACGTCTCGTCTCGGTGCCTGAACTGCTCCCGGGGTCCCGCCTGCGGGCTCCCGGGCCCTCCTGTCGCCCTTCAGCGCGCCCACTATGGGCCCCCCCAAATACCACCGCGTCGTGACCGGGTCCCCACAGCCCCGAGGCCGTCCGGGCGGGCGGGTTACGGCCCCCCCCCAGCGCCTCACCGCGTCGCCCGAGGCCGGCTGCGGGGGGCGCGCGTCCCCGGGCGGCCTCCCCCGGCTCCTGGGCGCCGGGTCGGAGCGGCTGGGGCGGCCGAGGCCCGCGGCCCGGCCGGGAGGGGCGCCGCATCTGTATGCGCCCGGCAGCGCGCCCCCGCCCCGCGCGGGCTGGCCGGGGAGGGTCGGAGGCTGGGCTCTCCTCTCCCGCGCGGAGCCGGGGCCGCCTCGCTCCTCCGCAGGCGGAGCctcctgcccccgccccctcGTCTCGCTCCCTTGTTCTCGCCGGGGCCGCTCAGACCTGCAGCGGAGCCGCGGCGCCGCTCGCATCGGCTCGGGGCTGCGCCCCCGGGACCCGGCCACCGGGGCGGGCAGGGCGCTCCGCGGGGCTGGGCCCCCGCACGGCCAGGTAAGGGCGCCCGCCCGGAGCCGGCGGCCCTCGCCCAGGGGCAGCAGGGGCTGCAGCCTGCGGTGTCCGCGGAGCGGTGCGCTCCGCCCGGAGCCTCTGCCGGCTCCCGCTCCCGCGCTCTCCGCTTGCCCTTCTCCCCCTCGCGCCTCTCCCGCTTTTGCCcattttcctctcctccctccgcCTGTCCCCTGGTGTGCGtcctcagccccttccctctccccccccacccctgccctttctcgtctcctcttcctcttggccttttcccctttgcctttctttcctcctgccttttccttttcccgctctcccttcctgcccctgtgcctccccactcctctcctctccgccgGCCGCGACCCTGCCTcccactcctctcccttcccttctctccggGTCCAGCCCGCCTCTCCGCTCGCCGTCTTCGTCCCTCGGGAGGGAGAGAACTGTCAGGTGTGTGCCtgctctgggggaggaggggcagcaGCCACAGCCACCTGAGGGCCCCCCACGAGGGGGAAGAAGAGGCCGCCTGGGGAAGGGTCTCTCTGGCTCCATCCGAAGCCCCTCCTGACCGCTCCCTCCCCCAGAATGAAGTTGCTGGGGCCTGGGCtggtccccctcccctgcccaggGCTGCCTCTACCTGCCCATCACACACTGGGCAGCccctctgcccactcccaccctccccaGCTTGGCACCTGTGCCATCTCTCTGCCTGTCAGCCACCCAGGCGGCCCCTTCCacgtctttccctctgtctcttgccGCTAGTCTGTCTGCTGGACAGCCTCAGCTTTGCCTTCACCCtcagcctttctctccctctctccctctctctctctctctctcacctctaggTCTGTCTCTGCTCCTCCTCCCTGGTCTCTGGGGGCCCTGCATCCCCTTCTACCCACCTCCTCTTTCCCTGCTGGCCCCCCACTCTGTCTCTAAGCCCAGTCCTCCTTCAAGGACTTCTGAGCTTTTGTGGTCTGGTGCAGGGttctgggaggtggggctcctGGGGTGTCAGGCCTCCCCGTCATCTCAGCCCAGCCCTGGACACCTTGAGGCCACACCTCTGTGAATACCAACCCCTGCATGCAAGTCCTTCCCTGACAGCCCCAGCTCCCACGCTCCCTGCTCCACACCCAGCTTGGGATTGGAGAAGCAGGGGTCAGacttggggttcagagtcctcccCTCATGGCACCCCATGTCCTGTCTGCTTCCCCAGCTTCTCAGAGTTGGCTGGAGACCCATCAGCGTGTGGAGGGTTGGAGACAGGCAGAGTCTGGGCGGAGGGAGGATCAGACTGTCTGGCCGTTGCCTTAGTCTGGATTCTGGCAAGTGGGGTATCTACTTTGGAGGTCGCATCTCCAACCTCCCTAACTTTGGCAGGGGAAAGGATCTGGGGGTTCCTGGCCCTGACCAGCTACCTGTCCTGCAGGTTCAGACCCATGGGGTAGCCCCAGCCACCTGCCCCGGTGCCCCAGCCAGCTCACGCCCCGGCACCCAGGGCCAGGAACTGAGCCCTGGCTGCAACTCAAACATGTGGGGCCTGGTGAGGCTCCTGCTGGCCTGGCTGGGTGGCTGGGGCTGCATGGGACACCTGGTGGCCCCCGCCCGGGTCTGGGCAGGCTCCCGGGGGACCCCAGGACCTGCACTGCTGCGGACCCGGAGGAGCTGGGTGTGGAACCAGTTCTTCGTCATTGAGGAGTACGCTGGCCCGGAGCCTGTCCTCATCGGCAAGGTAAGGGTAGGCTGGCTGCCGGGGCCCTGTCTGGACTCTCCTCGGCTTCTGCAGCCACCTCGGTCTCTCAGGACCCTCTTAGGCTTTGCCCGTCGCACCCTTGGTCCCAGACCCTCTTCTGCCTTTCTCCCCTGGCCCCTGCAGCTGCACTCAGATGTGGACCGGGGCGAGGGCCGCACCAAGTACCTGCTgactggggagggggctggcacTGTGTTTGTGATTGATGAGGCGACGGGCAACATTCATGTCACCAAGAGCCTGGACCGGGAGGAGAAGGCACAGTATGTGCTGCTGGCCCAGGCCGTGGACAGAGCCTCCAACCGGCCCCTAGAGCCCCCGTCTGAGTTCATCATCAAGGTGCAAGACATCAATGACAACCCACCCGTCTTCCCCCTGGGGCCCTATCACGCCACGGTGCCTGAGATGTCCAACGTGGGTGAGTCCCCAGCTCTGACACGGCCCAGCAGCATCCTGTCCTCTGCTTCCCCAGCTGCACTGGGCTCCAGCCACTTCTTGTACTCCCTGGCTTGTGTCTTCCCCACCTAGCCACCCCACTGAGGGTTCTGGTCTCCGTCCACCTCAGGGACCTCAGTGATCCAGGTGACGGCCCACGATGCCGACGACCCCAGCTACGGGAACAGCGCTAAGCTGGTGTACACCGTGCTGGACGGCCTGCCCTTCTTCTCAGTGGACCCCCAGacgggtgaggtggggggggcagcAGCTGAAGGGGGGGGGACAGCCATCAGATGCCCCTACCCTTACCCAGCATCTTCCACCAGGCGTGGTGCGCACGGCCATCCCCAACATGGACCGGGAGACACAGGAGGAGTTCCTGGTGGTGATTCAGGCCAAGGACATGGGTGGCCACATGGGGGGGCTGTCGGGCAGCACGACGGTGACTGTCACCCTCAGCGATGTCAATGACAACCCCCCCAAGTTCCCTCAGAGTAAGGGATCACAGCCCCTGGATGATCCCCTCCTCCCCATAACTCCACTCCCCCCCAGGTCCCAGGaggagggaagtgggggaggggtgtggaTGAGATGAGGGCCTGGCCTCTCTGAGAATGTCTCCCCTCTGCTTCCCCCAGGCCTGTACCAGTTCTCTGTGGTGGAGACGGCTGGGCCAGGCACACTGGTGGGCCGGCTGAGGGCCCAGGACCCAGACCTGGGGGACAACGCCCTCATGGCCTACAGTATCCTAGATGGAGAAGGGGCTGAGGTCTTCAGCATCAGCACAGACCCCCAGGGGCGAAACGGGCTCCTCACTGTGCGCAAAGTGAGTCTCCACTTGGGATGTATGACCTGCAACTCTgaagcactttaaaaaaatatatatatatatatatatatatgtatatatatatatatatatctccagggttatcactggggctcagtgcctgcactacgaatccactgctcctggaggctatttttttaaagattttttaaaatatttatttatttattcccttttgttgcccttgttgtttttttgttatagttattattgttgttattgatgtcatcattgttggataggacagagagaaatggagagaggtgggggaaagaaagatagacacctgcagacctgctttaccacttgtgaagcaactcccttgcaggtggggagcccggggcttgaaccaggatccttatgtcggtccttgtgctttgcaccacctgcgattaatccactgcgctaccgcccaactcccct
This DNA window, taken from Erinaceus europaeus chromosome 16, mEriEur2.1, whole genome shotgun sequence, encodes the following:
- the CDH24 gene encoding cadherin-24; translation: MRPAARPRPARAGRGGSEAGLSSPARSRGRLAPPQAEPPAPAPSSRSLVLAGAAQTCSGAAAPLASARGCAPGTRPPGRAGRSAGLGPRTASFSELAGDPSACGGLETGRVWAEGGSDCLAVALVWILASGVQTHGVAPATCPGAPASSRPGTQGQELSPGCNSNMWGLVRLLLAWLGGWGCMGHLVAPARVWAGSRGTPGPALLRTRRSWVWNQFFVIEEYAGPEPVLIGKLHSDVDRGEGRTKYLLTGEGAGTVFVIDEATGNIHVTKSLDREEKAQYVLLAQAVDRASNRPLEPPSEFIIKVQDINDNPPVFPLGPYHATVPEMSNVGTSVIQVTAHDADDPSYGNSAKLVYTVLDGLPFFSVDPQTGVVRTAIPNMDRETQEEFLVVIQAKDMGGHMGGLSGSTTVTVTLSDVNDNPPKFPQSLYQFSVVETAGPGTLVGRLRAQDPDLGDNALMAYSILDGEGAEVFSISTDPQGRNGLLTVRKPLDFETQRSYSFRVEATNTLIDPAYLRRGPFKDVASVRVTVQDAPEPPAFTQAAYHLLVPENKASGTLVGQVSAMDLDSPASPIRYSILPHSDPERCFSIEPEDGTIRTAMPLDREAHVWHNLTVLATELDSSAQASRVQVAIQTLDENDNAPQLAEPYDTFVCDSAAPGQLIQVIRALDRDEVGNSSRVSLQGPLGPDANFTVQDNRDGSASLLLPSRPAPPRQAPYLVPIELWDWGQPALSSTATVTVSVCRCRPDGSVASCRPEAQLSPTGLSTGALLAIITCVGTLLALVVLFVALRRQKQEALMVLEEEDVRENIITYDDEGGGEEDTEAFDISALQNPDGAAPPATGPPARRDVLPWARAPRQPRPPGPADVAQLLALRLREANEDPSVPPYDSVQVYGYEGRGSSCGSLSSLGSGSEAGGSPGPTEPLDDWGPLFRTLAELYGAKEPPGP